A single genomic interval of Capricornis sumatraensis isolate serow.1 chromosome 11, serow.2, whole genome shotgun sequence harbors:
- the DGAT1 gene encoding diacylglycerol O-acyltransferase 1: protein MGDRGGAGGSRRRRTGSRPSIQGGSRPAAAEEEVRDVGAGGDAPVRDTDKDGDVDVGSGHWDLRCHRLQDSLFSSDSGFSNYRGILNWCVVMLILSNARLFLENLIKYGILVDPIQVVSLFLKDPYSWPALCLVIVANIFAVAAFQVEKRLAVGALTEQAGLLLHGVNLATILCFPAAVAFLLESITPVGSVLALMVYTILFLKLFSYRDVNLWCRERRAGAKAKAALAGKKANGGAAQRTVSYPDNLTYRDLYYFLFAPTLCYELNFPRSPRIRKRFLLRRLLEMLFLTQLQVGLIQQWMVPAIQNSMKPFKDMDYSRIVERLLKLAVPNHLIWLIFFYWLFHSCLNAVAELMQFGDREFYRDWWNSESITYFWQNWNIPVHKWCLRHFYKPMLRRGSSKWAARTGVFLASAFFHEYLVSIPLRMFRLWAFTGMMAQIPLAWIVGRFFRGNYGNAAVWLSLIIGQPVAVLMYVHDYYVLNREAPTAGT, encoded by the exons ATGGGCGACCGCGGCGGCGCGGGCGGCTCCCGGCGCCGGAGGACAGGGTCGCGGCCTTCGATCCAGGGCGGCAGTAGGCCAGCGGCAGCGGAAGAGGAGGTGCGGGATGTGGGCGCCGGAGGGGACGCGCCGGTCCGGGACACAGACAAGGACGGAGACGTAGACGTGGGCAGCGGCCACTGGGACCTGAG GTGTCACCGCCTGCAGGACTCCCTGTTCAGTTCTGACAGTGGCTTCAGCAACTACCGTGGCATCCTGAATTGGTGTGTGGTGATGCTG ATCTTAAGCAACGCACGGTTATTTCTAGAGAACCTCATCAA GTACGGCATCCTGGTGGACCCCATCCAGGTGGTGTCTCTGTTCCTGAAGGACCCCTACAGCTGGCCAGCTCTGTGCCTGGTCATTG TGGCCAATATTTTTGCCGTGGCTGCGTTCCAGGTGGAGAAGCGCCTGGCCGTG GGAGCCCTGACGGAGCAGGCGGGGCTGCTGCTGCACGGGGTCAACCTGGCCACCATTCTCTGCTTCCCAGCGGCCGTGGCCTTCCTCCTAGAGTCCATCACTCCAG TGGGTTCCGTGCTGGCCCTGATGGTCTACACCATCCTCTTCCTCAAGCTGTTTTCCTACCGGGACGTCAACCTCTGGTGCCGAGAGCGCAGGGCTGGGGCCAAGGCCAAGGCTG CTTTGGCAGGTAAGAAGGCCAACGGGGGAGCTGCCCAGCGCACCGTGAGCTACCCCGACAACCTGACCTACCGCG ATCTCTACTACTTCCTCTTCGCCCCAACCCTGTGCTACGAGCTCAACTTCCCCCGCTCCCCCCGCATCCGAAAGCGCTTCCTGCTGCGGcgactcctggagatg CTGTTCCTCACCCAGCTCCAGGTGGGGCTGATTCAGCAG TGGATGGTCCCGGCTATCCAGAACTCTATGAAGCCCTTCAAG GACATGGACTACTCCCGCATCGTGGAGCGCCTCCTGAAGCTGGCG GTCCCCAACCACCTCATCTGGCTCATCTTCTTCTACTGGCTCTTCCACTCCTGCCTAAACGCCGTGGCCGAGCTCATGCAGTTTGGAGACCGCGAGTTCTACCGGGACTGGTG GAACTCCGAGTCCATCACCTACTTCTGGCAGAACTGGAACATCCCTGTTCACAAGTGGTGCCTCAG ACACTTCTACAAGCCCATGCTCCGGCGGGGCAGCAGCAAGTGGGCAGCTAGGACGGGGGTGTTCCTGGCCTCTGCTTTCTTCCATGAG TACCTGGTGAGCATCCCCCTGCGCATGTTCCGCCTCTGGGCCTTCACCGGCATGATGGCACAG ATCCCGCTGGCCTGGATAGTGGGCCGCTTCTTCCGTGGCAACTATGGCAACGCGGCTGTGTGGCTGTCACTCATCATTGGTCAGCCAGTGGCCGTCCTGATGTACGTCCACGACTACTACGTGCTCAACCGCGAGGCCCCAACAGCCGGCACCTGA
- the HSF1 gene encoding heat shock factor protein 1 isoform X2, producing MDLPVGPGAAGPSNVPAFLTKLWTLVSDPDTDALICWSPSGNSFHVLDQGQFAKEVLPKYFKHSNMASFVRQLNMYGFRKVVHIEQGGLVKPERDDTEFQHPCFLRGQEQLLENIKRKVTSVSTLRSEDIKIRQDSVTKLLTDVQLMKGKQESMDSKLLAMKHENEALWREVASLRQKHAQQQKVVNKLIQFLISLVQSNRILGVKRKIPLMLNDGSPAHPMPKYGRQYSLEHIHGPGSYPAASPAYSGSSLYSPDAVTSSGPIISDITELAPGSPVASAGRSVDERPLSSSPLVRVKEEPPSPPQSPRAEGASPSRPSSMVETPLSPTTLIDSILRESEPTPAASTTPLADTGGRPASPLPASAPEKCLSVACLDKTELSDHLDAMDSNLDNLQTMLTTHGFSVDTSTLLDLFSPSVTVPDMSLPDLDSSLASIQELLSPQEPPRPLEAEKSSPDSGKQLVHYTAQPLLLLDPGSVDVGSSDLPVLFELGEGSYFSEGDDYSDDPTISLLTGSEPPKAKDPTVS from the exons ATGGATCTGCCCGTGGGCCCGGGCGCGGCGGGGCCCAGCAACGTCCCGGCCTTCCTGACCAAGCTGTGGACCCTCGTGAGCGACCCGGACACGGACGCGCTCATCTGCTGGAGCCCG AGCGGGAACAGCTTCCACGTGCTGGACCAGGGCCAGTTTGCCAAGGAGGTGCTGCCCAAGTACTTCAAGCACAGCAACATGGCTAGCTTCGTGCGGCAGCTCAACATGT ATGGCTTCCGGAAGGTGGTCCACATCGAGCAGGGTGGCCTGGTCAAGCCAGAGAGGGACGACACCGAGTTCCAGCACCCGTGCTTCCTGCGAGGCCAGGAGCAGCTCCTCGAGAACATCAAGAGGAAAGTGACCAGT GTGTCCACTCTGCGGAGCGAGGACATAAAGATTCGCCAGGACAGCGTTACCAAGCTGCTGACCGACGTGCAGCTGATGAAGGGGAAGCAGGAGAGCATGGACTCCAAGCTGCTGGCCATGAAGCA TGAGAACGAGGCGCTGTGGCGAGAGGTGGCCAGTCTGCGGCAGAAGCACGCCCAGCAACAGAAAGTTGTCAACAAG CTCATCCAGTTCCTCATCTCGCTGGTGCAGTCAAACCGGATCCTAGGGGTGAAGAGAAAGAT ccccctGATGCTGAACGACGGCAGCCCCGCGCACCCCATGCCCAAGTACGGCCGGCAGTACTCGCTGGAGCACATCCACGGCCCAGGCTCCTACCCG GCCGCTTCCCCAGCCTACAGCGGCTCCAGCCTCTACTCCCCAGACGCTGTCACCAGCTCCGGACCCATCATCTCCGACATCACTGAACTGGCCCCCGGCAGCCCCGTGGCCTCTGCAGGCAGGAGTGTAGATGAGAG GCCCCTGTCCAGCAGTCCCCTGGTTCGCGTCAAGGAGGAGCCCCCAAGCCCACCACAGAGCCCCCGGGCAGAGGGTGCCAGTCCCAGCCGACCGTCCTCCATGGTGGAGACGCCTCTGTCCCCGACCACCCTCATTGACTCCATCCTCCGGGAGAGCGAGCCCACGCCCGCCGCCTCCACCACACCCCTCGCAGACACTGGGGGCCGCCCCGCCTCACCCCTGCCCGCCTCAGCTCCCGAGAAGTGCCTCAGCGTCGCCTGCCTGGACAA GACCGAGCTCAGTGACCACTTGGACGCCATGGACTCCAACCTGGACAACCTGCAGACCATGCTGACAACCCATGGCTTCAGCGTGGACACCAGCACCCTGCTGGAT CTGTTCAGCCCCTCGGTGACGGTTCCCGACATGAGCCTGCCGGACCTGGACAGCAGCCTGGCCAGC ATCCAGGAGCTCCTCTCTCCCCAGGAGCCCCCCAGACCTCTGGAGGCAGAGAAAAGCAGCCCAGACTCAG GGAAGCAGCTGGTGCACTACACCGcccagcccctgctgctgctggacCCAGGCTCCGTGGACGTGGGGAGCAGCGACCTGCCGGTGCTCTTCGAGCTGGGGGAGGGCTCCTACTTCTCCGAGGGAGACGACTACTCGGATGACCCCACCATCTCCCTGCTGACGGGCTCAGAGCCCCCCAAAGCCAAGGACCCCACTGTCTCCTAG
- the HSF1 gene encoding heat shock factor protein 1 isoform X3 has product MDLPVGPGAAGPSNVPAFLTKLWTLVSDPDTDALICWSPSGNSFHVLDQGQFAKEVLPKYFKHSNMASFVRQLNMYGFRKVVHIEQGGLVKPERDDTEFQHPCFLRGQEQLLENIKRKVTSATSVTAPPGAQVSTLRSEDIKIRQDSVTKLLTDVQLMKGKQESMDSKLLAMKHENEALWREVASLRQKHAQQQKVVNKLIQFLISLVQSNRILGVKRKIPLMLNDGSPAHPMPKYGRQYSLEHIHGPGSYPAASPAYSGSSLYSPDAVTSSGPIISDITELAPGSPVASAGRSVDERTELSDHLDAMDSNLDNLQTMLTTHGFSVDTSTLLDLFSPSVTVPDMSLPDLDSSLASQIQELLSPQEPPRPLEAEKSSPDSGKQLVHYTAQPLLLLDPGSVDVGSSDLPVLFELGEGSYFSEGDDYSDDPTISLLTGSEPPKAKDPTVS; this is encoded by the exons ATGGATCTGCCCGTGGGCCCGGGCGCGGCGGGGCCCAGCAACGTCCCGGCCTTCCTGACCAAGCTGTGGACCCTCGTGAGCGACCCGGACACGGACGCGCTCATCTGCTGGAGCCCG AGCGGGAACAGCTTCCACGTGCTGGACCAGGGCCAGTTTGCCAAGGAGGTGCTGCCCAAGTACTTCAAGCACAGCAACATGGCTAGCTTCGTGCGGCAGCTCAACATGT ATGGCTTCCGGAAGGTGGTCCACATCGAGCAGGGTGGCCTGGTCAAGCCAGAGAGGGACGACACCGAGTTCCAGCACCCGTGCTTCCTGCGAGGCCAGGAGCAGCTCCTCGAGAACATCAAGAGGAAAGTGACCAGT GCCACCTCAGTGACTGCTCCCCCGGGGGCCCAGGTGTCCACTCTGCGGAGCGAGGACATAAAGATTCGCCAGGACAGCGTTACCAAGCTGCTGACCGACGTGCAGCTGATGAAGGGGAAGCAGGAGAGCATGGACTCCAAGCTGCTGGCCATGAAGCA TGAGAACGAGGCGCTGTGGCGAGAGGTGGCCAGTCTGCGGCAGAAGCACGCCCAGCAACAGAAAGTTGTCAACAAG CTCATCCAGTTCCTCATCTCGCTGGTGCAGTCAAACCGGATCCTAGGGGTGAAGAGAAAGAT ccccctGATGCTGAACGACGGCAGCCCCGCGCACCCCATGCCCAAGTACGGCCGGCAGTACTCGCTGGAGCACATCCACGGCCCAGGCTCCTACCCG GCCGCTTCCCCAGCCTACAGCGGCTCCAGCCTCTACTCCCCAGACGCTGTCACCAGCTCCGGACCCATCATCTCCGACATCACTGAACTGGCCCCCGGCAGCCCCGTGGCCTCTGCAGGCAGGAGTGTAGATGAGAG GACCGAGCTCAGTGACCACTTGGACGCCATGGACTCCAACCTGGACAACCTGCAGACCATGCTGACAACCCATGGCTTCAGCGTGGACACCAGCACCCTGCTGGAT CTGTTCAGCCCCTCGGTGACGGTTCCCGACATGAGCCTGCCGGACCTGGACAGCAGCCTGGCCAGC CAGATCCAGGAGCTCCTCTCTCCCCAGGAGCCCCCCAGACCTCTGGAGGCAGAGAAAAGCAGCCCAGACTCAG GGAAGCAGCTGGTGCACTACACCGcccagcccctgctgctgctggacCCAGGCTCCGTGGACGTGGGGAGCAGCGACCTGCCGGTGCTCTTCGAGCTGGGGGAGGGCTCCTACTTCTCCGAGGGAGACGACTACTCGGATGACCCCACCATCTCCCTGCTGACGGGCTCAGAGCCCCCCAAAGCCAAGGACCCCACTGTCTCCTAG
- the HSF1 gene encoding heat shock factor protein 1 isoform X1 yields MDLPVGPGAAGPSNVPAFLTKLWTLVSDPDTDALICWSPSGNSFHVLDQGQFAKEVLPKYFKHSNMASFVRQLNMYGFRKVVHIEQGGLVKPERDDTEFQHPCFLRGQEQLLENIKRKVTSATSVTAPPGAQVSTLRSEDIKIRQDSVTKLLTDVQLMKGKQESMDSKLLAMKHENEALWREVASLRQKHAQQQKVVNKLIQFLISLVQSNRILGVKRKIPLMLNDGSPAHPMPKYGRQYSLEHIHGPGSYPAASPAYSGSSLYSPDAVTSSGPIISDITELAPGSPVASAGRSVDERPLSSSPLVRVKEEPPSPPQSPRAEGASPSRPSSMVETPLSPTTLIDSILRESEPTPAASTTPLADTGGRPASPLPASAPEKCLSVACLDKTELSDHLDAMDSNLDNLQTMLTTHGFSVDTSTLLDLFSPSVTVPDMSLPDLDSSLASQIQELLSPQEPPRPLEAEKSSPDSGKQLVHYTAQPLLLLDPGSVDVGSSDLPVLFELGEGSYFSEGDDYSDDPTISLLTGSEPPKAKDPTVS; encoded by the exons ATGGATCTGCCCGTGGGCCCGGGCGCGGCGGGGCCCAGCAACGTCCCGGCCTTCCTGACCAAGCTGTGGACCCTCGTGAGCGACCCGGACACGGACGCGCTCATCTGCTGGAGCCCG AGCGGGAACAGCTTCCACGTGCTGGACCAGGGCCAGTTTGCCAAGGAGGTGCTGCCCAAGTACTTCAAGCACAGCAACATGGCTAGCTTCGTGCGGCAGCTCAACATGT ATGGCTTCCGGAAGGTGGTCCACATCGAGCAGGGTGGCCTGGTCAAGCCAGAGAGGGACGACACCGAGTTCCAGCACCCGTGCTTCCTGCGAGGCCAGGAGCAGCTCCTCGAGAACATCAAGAGGAAAGTGACCAGT GCCACCTCAGTGACTGCTCCCCCGGGGGCCCAGGTGTCCACTCTGCGGAGCGAGGACATAAAGATTCGCCAGGACAGCGTTACCAAGCTGCTGACCGACGTGCAGCTGATGAAGGGGAAGCAGGAGAGCATGGACTCCAAGCTGCTGGCCATGAAGCA TGAGAACGAGGCGCTGTGGCGAGAGGTGGCCAGTCTGCGGCAGAAGCACGCCCAGCAACAGAAAGTTGTCAACAAG CTCATCCAGTTCCTCATCTCGCTGGTGCAGTCAAACCGGATCCTAGGGGTGAAGAGAAAGAT ccccctGATGCTGAACGACGGCAGCCCCGCGCACCCCATGCCCAAGTACGGCCGGCAGTACTCGCTGGAGCACATCCACGGCCCAGGCTCCTACCCG GCCGCTTCCCCAGCCTACAGCGGCTCCAGCCTCTACTCCCCAGACGCTGTCACCAGCTCCGGACCCATCATCTCCGACATCACTGAACTGGCCCCCGGCAGCCCCGTGGCCTCTGCAGGCAGGAGTGTAGATGAGAG GCCCCTGTCCAGCAGTCCCCTGGTTCGCGTCAAGGAGGAGCCCCCAAGCCCACCACAGAGCCCCCGGGCAGAGGGTGCCAGTCCCAGCCGACCGTCCTCCATGGTGGAGACGCCTCTGTCCCCGACCACCCTCATTGACTCCATCCTCCGGGAGAGCGAGCCCACGCCCGCCGCCTCCACCACACCCCTCGCAGACACTGGGGGCCGCCCCGCCTCACCCCTGCCCGCCTCAGCTCCCGAGAAGTGCCTCAGCGTCGCCTGCCTGGACAA GACCGAGCTCAGTGACCACTTGGACGCCATGGACTCCAACCTGGACAACCTGCAGACCATGCTGACAACCCATGGCTTCAGCGTGGACACCAGCACCCTGCTGGAT CTGTTCAGCCCCTCGGTGACGGTTCCCGACATGAGCCTGCCGGACCTGGACAGCAGCCTGGCCAGC CAGATCCAGGAGCTCCTCTCTCCCCAGGAGCCCCCCAGACCTCTGGAGGCAGAGAAAAGCAGCCCAGACTCAG GGAAGCAGCTGGTGCACTACACCGcccagcccctgctgctgctggacCCAGGCTCCGTGGACGTGGGGAGCAGCGACCTGCCGGTGCTCTTCGAGCTGGGGGAGGGCTCCTACTTCTCCGAGGGAGACGACTACTCGGATGACCCCACCATCTCCCTGCTGACGGGCTCAGAGCCCCCCAAAGCCAAGGACCCCACTGTCTCCTAG